In the Augochlora pura isolate Apur16 chromosome 7, APUR_v2.2.1, whole genome shotgun sequence genome, CAATTTAACGGAAAAGGCTGTTCCATGTTATATAATGtctaaattgatttatataattggacaTATTGCCATCAAACAAATGGTACACCTGGATACATCAGTCTACAAAGAATTAAAGCGACGGGATGctttacgaaaattaaaaaaaggaaaaaatccAGATAAAAGGAATGAAATTCGTAATAGCAGCCCTTCTCGTAAATCAACTAATACTAGTCCAACTAGTGCAAGACAGCAAATTCGTCTTAGAGAggcattatttttttcttattatttacatcATTCATATTACTACTTTTAGTTAAAaaccaatttattttctggCTTTCACATTTAGACAAGTGCAATTATGGAAGATAACGGAGAAGAAGCTGTTGAGGGTGCCATAGATGATGCGGATGCGGAGCTTATAAATGATATTCTTGAAAATCACATTGTAACAGGAGATGGATTACTAGCACAATTTGTGTACGTATAGtgcatactttttattatatgaacatttgcataaaaaatttattttgcagtcCACTGGTATTGGATGTATGTCAAAATCCCGATAAATACAATACCGAAGATTTACAAGCAGCTGGGGCCCTTGCCCTTACTAAGATGATGACCGTGAGTTCTATCCTTTGCGAAGAGTCATTACAACTTTTAATCACAATATTAGAACGTTCGCCGCACCCTACTATTCGCGCGAATGTTCTTATTGGAATAAGCGATCTTGCAACGAGATTTCCTAACTTGATAGAACCGTGGATGAAACATATATATGGCAggtaattttcgatttaaaatattccattatctataaattaatatataataatttttcagactgcGAGACGAAAATATAGAAGTGCGTAGTACTTGCGTTCGTGTCGTATCGAGTCTTATAATGAGAGACATGATACGTGTAAGAGGTCAAATATCAGAATTAGCCCTCTGTATAATTGATAACGATACTCAAATTCGTCAGGATACGAGACAGtttttcaaagatttttcACAGAAACCTAATGCTTTATATAATGTAGTGCCGGATATATTGTCTCGATTATCTGATTTAGAATTAGATCTAGACGAATGTGACTTCCAAGAAATTATGAAGTTTGTATcattattcaaaattgataaataattatgtgaCTATCTAGTATAATATCCTTTTTCAATTGCAGATACTTACTAGCTTTGTTACAAAAAGAGAAACATATTGattcaataattgataaaatttgcGCTAGATTCAAATTAGCTACTACAAAACGACAATGGCGGGACTTTTCGTATTGTCTTTCCCTTTTACCATTTAGTCCAAAGAGTAAGTAAGCCATGATTGTCATTGAAATAACAGCTGTATATAACACTATCTTTTTCTAACATCTGTTAGGTATACGACATCTTACTGAAAGTTTACCTTTGCTGAAAGAAAAGATTCATAATAAGCAAGTTTTAAATGCCGTACAAACTATAATAGAGCAGACAAAGAAAAAGCCAAATATGAAAACACCTTGCATAGAATTGGAGGAAAAACTGAAAGAGCTGCTCAAGGGTACAGAGAATACAGAGAATGCACAGCAAGATGACGCCGAAATAATGCCACCACCTTCAGTATCCAAAGTCAAAAGAAATCCAGGCCAAAAACGGGCTAAGACTGGTAGCGATGAAGAAAATGATGCAATTAGTGATTCTGCTACAGTTACAAAGGGTATGCCTTTCCTTAgacacgaattttatttaacttgaaaatttcaaattactaTTCTTTATAAACTACACATTATTGTACTAAAAACTTACTAAAGTTTTTTGTACTAAATACAAATccgaaaattttcaatatttgtatttagtcAACTGAAATGTATAAGAATGATGAGTTGTTTATTAATGCATAGAACGTATTGGAccaattcattttaattatatctatcTATCCTCATTTTCATATCAGCCAGAGCAAGAGTAAGAAAATCGGCAGCCCAAAGACTTACTCCGTCACCTGTAAGCGTTCCACGCCGAACCTCGGCACGTTTATCTCAATCGACAACAGAAcgttaaaattacatttgaatTACAACTAATTTACTTTATGTTCTTATAAATGCTGTTAAAAAAAACGGAATTATAGCTGTTTATGTAAAGCTCaaatcatagaaatatttatttttatgaaaattatgaacatttaatgtaatatttttaatattgtagataatataaatatatatatatattgtataacatttttacataGTATACTCCTGTAAATTACGAAACATGCATGGACACCTAAAAAGACGAGTGAAGCTATCGCAACGCCATTGTTTCACCGCAACGCTAACTCAACGAACAGAAATTCAGAATTTGTACTTTAATTCCCAAAATGAATAAGTCTGTAGATATAcaaatttgagaaaattagTCGCCGGTGTAACTGATTTCGCTCATGGTTGTGCTTTCTTGTTCACTCTCCACTCTCTTCCTTTGTCTAAAACTGTAAGGGTGGCATTGTATAGTTGTGGGGCGTGAACCAATCAGAGAAAAGCAGTTCTTGTACCATGCCTCAATTTCCGAGTCTCTTGCACCTAGCATGGCGCAATATGGCGAGTCGCTACTATTCTGATTATGTATTGTATAGTCACGAACTCGGAGCCAAGTTACCAAAAGTTCATCACACCACTGTCGACGGCGCTAGGatagaatttcttcaaattaaacgCATTGGCTGTTAAATTCATAACAAATTCGAGATAAATTGCTCACTGAGTAATCTAGTTCGTTTTTTGCCAATATGTAGTTGCTGATTTCTGCATGAAAGAtgtatatttctaaaacataacaaagtcaataaaattttggaaaagtCTTGAATGTGGTAAATTTAGAGCAATCGTGACAAAGTTGCAAAATCCTGCAATGAATTTGAAATGTTGTATGTACATAGTTTCTCCAACCCGTCTATTTCCTACATGCACAACGCTAACGCGAATAACCGAAATTGAATACacttttttcgaataaaagaatgtaCCTACAAGATATCTTTACTGAGTTATATGACGGTTCCTATGCAATCTTGAGCCCGTATTTCTGAGCTCCTTCTCGCAACGTGGCATGAGTAGCTTTTATAATATccgctaaatatttattttcttctgtcGCCATTCGAACTGTGAATTGGCATTGTTCTGGTGTAGAATATTCGGATAAGAAGAACGAATCTCGTTCTGTTctgaatttcaagaaaaattcaaataccGACACATAAATGTCGAAAATCTTTACTGTGATAACCTAATATGTACTCGTCTCTCGGCGTTCTGACAAATAATAGCATTGATCTCCATGACCAAAACAATGGCTGGTTCCGCGCTAAGACGTTTAATGGCAGAGTACAAACGTGAGAATCCGATTTTCGATTAAACGCATATGTAACTTTCTTGTTTCTACATTTGTTCGATTtaggaaaataatgtaacaggtAAATCGCATAATTTGCAGAACTAACCTTAAACCCAACTGAAGGCATTATTGCTGGTCCGATTAACGAGGAAAATTTTTTCGAGTGGGAAGCTTTAATCACgtaagcaattattttataaattttttatacattctaCAGATATAACATTtgttattctgttattttcttaaaatacagGGTACCCTTACATTTCTGCCAAACCGTACGAAAAAATGTaaagagattatttttattatttttacgtggaTTACCACGATGTAGATGAAAGATTTTGCTTTTACCATTATTCGAGGGCCGCTGttgattttcaaaaatggaaTGTTTTACTTTTGTTTTTGTATGATGAACCAGCGAAAATCTATAAacttaaaatgttattatcaaATGACTTTGATTTAATGCAAGCTTATAATGCAGAAGATGTTATCCAAACATTTATGTACATgtgaaaaattacatttgtaaTTGAAAGATTTGTAGCAAAGAAGAGGATACTCTAACTAAATACTTTCTATAGATCTATAGAtcttttattcctttttcatatttatttacagggGACCAGAAGGAACATGCTTCGAGGGTGGTGTGTTCCCAGCAAAGTTAATATTTCCTCCGGACTATCCTCTAAGTCCACCAAAAATGCAATTTACCTGTGAAATGTTTCATCCGAACAGTAAGCCTACTCATTGTAAGACTATGATCCGAAAGAAACTTCAGAAAACTTatgataattcaatttcagtCTACACAGATGGCAGAGTCTGTATAAGCATATTACATGCACCAGGTGATGATCCAATGGGTTATGAAAGCAGCGCAGAAAGATGGAGTCCAGTTCAAAGTGTTGAGAAAATATTGCTAAGTGTAGTAAGTATGTTAGCCGAGCCAAACGATGAGAGTGGAGCAAATGTTGATGCTGCAAAAATGTGGAGGGAGGACCGTAAGGAATTCGAAAGAATTGCTCAAAAACTAGTTAGGAAAAGTCTTGGTATCCCACCTTGAATCAAGATGTTCATTTTTTAAGTGAAAACAgaactgtaatttaaaaattcacacaAGTCAATGCACTGTATGTGTTATGTTTAGaggtaatataattttatcgaaattcttaaaaagatatatgttgttattaatttgaaagaaagATGGCTGGCTAATAATctcaaaaaatgtattttattttcaacattgCAGTACAAACATGGGTAATCAAATACATATGCATTTGTTTATAAGTAGAGTATATCGTTTaccataatatattaattgaaacaagATATTTCTTCTTGTGCTCACGAGCATAAGATAATCGCAATAATTGTGCAAAACATTGGAATTGCAATTATGGAAACGATACTGAGTGATCATTGTCCAACAATTtatcattcaattattttactagaatgttgaaaaatacattgttaCATTTGCGAAGAGtcacattatttttaagaggagaaaaatgaaactggagtaatattgtaaatgaacATGTTGCAGGTATTTATGGGATGTGATAGGGTTTATAtacttaaaaagaaaaatatgatgaaattaggtttattattatgaattgtATGAAgctctattattaataaaaagaaacttatgaaggaataatagaatatttgtgTATCATGAATTCCACGTTTTCTCGAATTTAAAACTTTGAATACTTTACTCAggtttcatttttttgtttaatgtacATTACAACTTAAAGTTCCACTGAAGAATTGTTATGCATTCTTGAAAGCATCCTTTCTATTATCTTaagtatttacaaaattaaatgtttttataataggtTTCTGATTATCATGCATCCCTCACTCTAATAATCATCGAACTTGGTGATAAACTATATTAGactagaataaataaattatacaactCGATCCTGTAACTACAAGAAATAATCTTTAACAATTACTCAAATATAGCTACAAACAGCCTGCACGTTCCTTTAGAATTTGTTTCTTACGGTCTACAAGAATAATATCCAGACCCACAAaaaagataacaaaaataaatacgagtGTTCAGAagtaaattgatatttattagtaaACAATACTGAAGTCCAACTTAAAATGCAATGTTTATGACTAGCACTtgtcaattatatataacaaacaataataaagATCGATGTACCAATATGTTATAGACAAAGTACAACATTGTACCTGTGTCTTCTTCGTCATAGTACAGTTCTCTCGTTTATTTCACctctttatttacttcaatcaaattgaatattaaaaaaacaagtGTACAAATAACTTCATACAAAcgaaatctaaaaaatattaattgcacaaGTACTTCTAAAGGATTCCAAACGTTCAAGTGCCTACAGGACAATGCTGTACAGTGAATACAGTTCTAAACTTTGGTatacaataaagaaattattcctcTATGCCAAGTTCATCTTTTGCAAGAGATCGATTACGATTGCGCGtgtctaattaaatatatgaacCATACATTTTCACAACCTGATACAAAGGTGTTCTATTTAGAAGAATACTtacactttaaaaaatttctttataccCCTGATCGTCACTGGCTTCTTTCCCACCGCATGGAAAATGTACAGTTTAATTAGAAGCTTTTAtgcattaacaataatatcacATTTCTCGTAGAAGAAGTGTACATTGAATTCAACACTTTTGCTATGCTCTCACGTACGGAGagcattataaaaatacaaaactatTCGATGACACACTTCTTTGCACACAATTatgcaaa is a window encoding:
- the LOC144472570 gene encoding ubiquitin-conjugating enzyme E2 G2, translating into MTKTMAGSALRRLMAEYKQLTLNPTEGIIAGPINEENFFEWEALITGPEGTCFEGGVFPAKLIFPPDYPLSPPKMQFTCEMFHPNIYTDGRVCISILHAPGDDPMGYESSAERWSPVQSVEKILLSVVSMLAEPNDESGANVDAAKMWREDRKEFERIAQKLVRKSLGIPP